Proteins from a single region of Hydra vulgaris chromosome 12, alternate assembly HydraT2T_AEP:
- the LOC100199130 gene encoding formimidoylglutamase codes for MSKIGDPRLGDLLQLPYSGNKKAKVAILGYPCDIGVERNNGRVGSKNGPCCIRKKLEKMGTVINPEFNIDLSNIHFEDRGDIQISDSLENNHEILASEVSSLLNDGFIVIVVGGGNDQSYPNAKGLMSSMKSGNIGVVNIDAHLDVRPLINGSLAHSGSPFRQLLEDEMYIKDKGMFLEFASQGSQCSAEHVKYIQSKSGKIVWLSEIHKKGANECFKNVLNDFKSRPLFVSFDIDSITGADCPGVSCPSVIGLSAQDAVDICYLAGKNTYTKLLDLSEFNPNIEEDRTARLVVNMIYYFLLGIAER; via the coding sequence atgtctaaaattgGAGATCCACGTCTCGGAGATCTTTTGCAACTACCTTACTCTGGTAATAAGAAGGCAAAAGTTGCAATTTTGGGGTATCCATGTGATATTGGAGTTGAACGGAACAATGGTCGTGTTGGTTCTAAAAATGGACCTTGTTGCATTCgcaaaaagttagaaaaaatggGTACGGTAATTAATCCAGAATTTAACATTGATTTGAGTAATATTCATTTTGAGGATCGTGGTGATATACAGATTAGTGACTCGCTTGAAAATAATCATGAAATTTTAGCATCAGAAGTTTCTAGTTTGTTAAATGATGGTTTTATAGTTATTGTTGTTGGAGGAGGTAATGATCAAAGTTATCCCAATGCTAAAGGCCTCATGTCTTCAATGAAATCTGGAAATATAGGAGTTGTTAATATTGATGCTCATCTTGATGTGCGTCCTCTTATTAATGGCAGTCTCGCTCACTCAGGAAGTCCTTTTCGCCAATTGCTTGAGGATGAGATGTATATTAAAGATAAGggaatgtttttagaatttgcTAGTCAAGGCAGTCAATGTTCTGCAGAGcatgtaaaatatattcaaagtaaaagcGGTAAAATTGTATGGCTATCTGAGATACACAAGAAGGGTgcaaatgaatgttttaaaaatgtgcttAACGATTTTAAGAGTCGACCATTGTTTGTTTCTTTTGATATTGATTCTATAACAGGCGCCGATTGCCCAGGCGTTAGTTGTCCTTCTGTTATTGGGTTATCTGCGCAGGATGCTGTAGATATTTGCTATTTAGCAGGTAAAAATACTTATACcaaattattagatttaagtGAGTTCAATCCAAACATTGAAGAAGATCGCACGGCTAGATTAGTTGTTAAcatgatttattatttcttaCTGGGTATAGCTGAAAgataa